The following are encoded together in the Chlamydiota bacterium genome:
- the rpsP gene encoding 30S ribosomal protein S16, which produces MAVKIRLRQQGRTNRKTYRLVAAEDRSPRDGKHLEILGWYNPHEEKADKRLSVNTEKIQYWLSVGAILTPKAKALVKEAAPNVIKELNERMQKAKEKQSLKRRQRRKKTKAPKAAAKPKKTPPAPKKEAKKPEVKKRARSTTRTKKEPKEKVKAKAK; this is translated from the coding sequence ATGGCAGTAAAAATACGACTAAGACAACAAGGCCGTACGAATCGAAAGACATACAGGCTTGTTGCTGCAGAAGACAGAAGTCCACGTGATGGCAAACATTTAGAAATTTTGGGCTGGTACAATCCCCATGAAGAAAAAGCAGACAAACGCTTAAGCGTGAATACAGAAAAAATACAATATTGGCTTTCTGTAGGTGCGATTTTAACACCAAAAGCAAAAGCTCTTGTAAAAGAAGCTGCCCCCAATGTGATCAAAGAGCTGAATGAAAGAATGCAAAAGGCGAAAGAAAAGCAGTCATTAAAAAGAAGACAAAGACGCAAAAAAACCAAAGCGCCTAAGGCTGCAGCCAAACCGAAAAAGACACCACCTGCACCCAAAAAAGAAGCCAAAAAACCCGAAGTGAAAAAACGTGCACGTTCAACAACACGCACGAAAAAAGAGCCGAAGGAAAAAGTTAAAGCAAAAGCAAAATGA
- the ffh gene encoding Signal recognition particle protein, producing MFENLADKFQGVFSKFREKTLTEENIDEAMREIRMALLDADVNFSIVSSFIKSIKEKALGQAVLKSINSTQQFIKIVHDELIQLLGSEEKPLNFTKKPTIILLCGLQGSGKTTFLAKLCHYIQKKHDKKILAAACDRQRAAAIDQLEILLKPIDVEVVSEPKKASALEIAQTALKKAQKEKFDVLIVDSAGRLHIDEEMMQELKALKELLDPQDIFFVANATIGQDVAKTIQQFNEIVPITGSVLTMLDSNAKAGSALSMVSMTKKPIKFESVGEKLNDLQLFNPESMADRILGMGDTINLVRKAEEYMDEDEKEELEEKLKKATFTFTDYLKQMSKMKKMGSFSSLLKMMPGANALKNFNFDEDDLRKSEAIIRSMTKKERECQQELIIPRRKRLARGSGTHFDDVNRLIKGFKKTKDFMKKMPKGANAKQLLKKTDFMR from the coding sequence CGCGAAATACGCATGGCCCTGCTCGATGCTGATGTCAATTTCTCCATTGTCTCTTCATTTATCAAAAGCATCAAAGAAAAAGCGCTTGGACAAGCAGTTTTAAAATCCATCAATTCTACTCAACAATTTATCAAAATTGTCCATGACGAATTGATTCAACTTTTGGGCTCTGAAGAAAAGCCGCTTAATTTTACAAAAAAACCCACCATCATTTTGCTTTGCGGTCTGCAAGGATCTGGAAAAACCACGTTTTTAGCAAAGCTGTGCCACTACATTCAGAAAAAACATGATAAAAAAATTCTCGCAGCTGCATGTGATCGTCAAAGGGCTGCTGCCATCGATCAACTTGAAATACTATTAAAACCTATCGATGTAGAGGTTGTTTCAGAACCTAAAAAAGCTAGCGCCCTTGAAATTGCCCAAACCGCTTTAAAAAAAGCTCAAAAAGAGAAATTTGATGTGCTGATTGTCGATAGCGCTGGAAGATTACACATCGATGAGGAAATGATGCAAGAGCTCAAAGCGCTAAAAGAGTTGCTCGATCCTCAAGACATCTTTTTTGTAGCCAATGCCACCATTGGTCAAGATGTAGCCAAAACCATTCAGCAATTTAATGAAATAGTGCCCATTACAGGCTCTGTGCTCACCATGCTTGATTCCAACGCTAAAGCAGGAAGCGCCCTATCGATGGTTTCCATGACAAAAAAACCGATCAAATTTGAAAGCGTTGGAGAAAAACTCAATGATCTTCAACTTTTCAATCCAGAATCGATGGCAGACCGCATTTTGGGCATGGGTGATACGATCAATCTTGTGCGCAAAGCCGAAGAATACATGGATGAAGACGAAAAAGAAGAGCTCGAAGAAAAGCTAAAAAAAGCGACGTTTACGTTTACCGATTATTTAAAACAGATGTCTAAGATGAAAAAAATGGGCTCATTTTCCTCGCTTTTAAAAATGATGCCAGGTGCAAATGCTCTCAAAAACTTCAATTTTGATGAGGATGATTTGCGTAAATCAGAAGCAATTATTCGATCCATGACGAAAAAAGAGCGTGAATGTCAACAAGAACTCATCATTCCTAGAAGAAAACGCTTAGCCAGAGGTTCTGGAACCCATTTTGATGATGTGAATCGTCTTATAAAAGGCTTTAAAAAAACCAAAGATTTTATGAAAAAAATGCCCAAGGGCGCAAACGCAAAACAACTATTAAAAAAAACTGACTTTATGCGATAA
- the trmD gene encoding tRNA (guanine-N(1)-)-methyltransferase, with product MNIDILTLFPEFFKSPLEQSLLKRAQTNGICSIQAHDIRKNAPPPHFQVDDTSFGGGAGMVLKPEPLKKTIDECRKESSKVIYLSPQGTPLTQEKCVQ from the coding sequence ATGAACATCGACATCTTAACGCTTTTCCCAGAGTTTTTCAAAAGCCCTTTGGAACAAAGCCTTTTAAAACGTGCGCAAACAAATGGCATTTGCTCAATTCAAGCACATGACATACGTAAAAACGCTCCACCTCCCCACTTCCAAGTTGATGACACATCTTTTGGCGGTGGCGCAGGCATGGTGCTCAAGCCAGAGCCTTTAAAAAAAACCATCGACGAATGCAGGAAAGAAAGTTCTAAAGTTATCTACCTTTCTCCTCAAGGCACTCCCCTTACCCAAGAAAAATGTGTGCAGC